ACACGGGCCGGTCGGGGACGGTATCGACTCTAAGATCTACTTTCGGTCTATGTGATCGGAGTATCCGGTGAATCGGTGGCGCAAGGCGTTGATCGCCGCATCGGTCGGAATGGCCGCATCCGCCGCGTTCGTTGCGACATCCGCCCCCGGCCAGGCCCAAGCCTCGCTGATCGCCAAGTACCTCTGCACGGGCGGAGTCGCCGGGGCGCCTGGCGTCGAGGTGGAGGCCGTAGTCACGCCTCGCCTGGAGGCTGGCGGCATGCTCGACGTCAACTGGGCACTTCGGTATGCAGGCCACAGGCAGTTCGGCTCGCCCGGCTTCTTCGCCAAGGGCTCCACGCTCAACCTGGAGGGCGTGGTCGACATCACCGGTGCCTGGAACGGTCAGCTCAGGCCCAAGGGGTTCAAGGACCAGCCCGAGCTCCTACCGGGCGACTTCCTCGACCTTCCTGAGGGACTGTCCGACGCTGGGTCGGTGCGGCGTCCGGGCACCATCCGCGTCCGGCCGAGCGACCTGTTCGTCAGGTTCAAGCCCGCCAAGGGCGAGGTCATGGTCAACGACAACAACGCGGCCGTCACGTACTCGGCAGGCTGGACCTCCGGCGGTACGGCGGAGGAGTTCGGCGACCATCTCTATGACCTGCATGAGACCAGCCAGAAGGACGCGAGCGCCAAGCTGTCGTTCACCGGCACCCAGGTCGCCTACATCAGCAGGCGCGAGCGGGACCTCGGCCCCATCCGCGTCCTGCTGGACGGCAACGCTGTTACGGACCCGCTGGTCGAGCCGGGTAAGGACAGGAATGGCATCCCGATGACCGGCACCAGTGCCAAGGAAGTGCTCTGGAAGTCGCCCGTGCTGAAGTATGGCCCCCACACGATCGAGATCGTCAACGTCGAGGCCGAGAAGGCCTACATGGACGCGTTCCAGGTGACGACCGGAGAGATCGGCGAGCCCCCGACGCACAACGAGGCCACCTGCAAGCTTCAGGGTGACCCGGGCGCCATCGAGCTGACCGTGCCCGGCAACAGCCCGTCGCCGACCCCGACCCTGACCCCGACGAAGAGTCCCACCCCGACCTACACGCCGACCCACACCCCGACCCACACCGGTGGGACGACGCCTCCGGCCGGGCCCACGAACTCCTACAACCCCGGCCCCGGTGAGAACGTCGGCGTCGTGTCCGTCAGCCCCAGGCCGACCCGGACCACCACCGTGACGGCGACCCCCAAGTCGACCAGAACCACGTACGTCAAGGCGCAGGTGGCCAAGACCCCCAAGGGGGGAGTCGACACCGGTGAGGCGCCGGAGACCGGCGGCGCCGGCTCGTACGGGCTGATCGCGGGCGGTTCGATGCTGCTGATGGGAAGCGCCACCGGCGGGCTGCTGCTGCGACGGCGCCGCGCCACGCATGCGGGAGGAGCGCAGCGATGACCGAGCACGAACCGGCCGCCACCCCGGCCCCCACCTCCGGCCCCACCTCGACCCCGGCTCCCGCCTCGGCAGAGGAGCGATCGCCGATGAGCCGGGCGCTGCCCGGCCTGCTGATCGCCGGGTCGCTGGGCGGCGTGGGCGCCATCATGGTGGGACTGCTGTCGATGGCGCCCCCCGTTGACGACGGCTCGGGCCCGCCGCAGGTGGTCGCCCAGGCCGAGCCGAGCACCGTCCAGATCCAGAACGCCGGCGCGTTCGTCCTCGCTCCGACGGTCGGCCCCGGCGGCAAGAACGCGCCCCTCACCCCCGCCCGGCTCGAAGCCCCGCCGCCCCTGGCCGCGGCGCCGATCGTGGCCGCGATCCCGCCGGTCAAGACGACGACGGCCAAGACGAAGCCGAAGCCGATCCGGATCAAGATCCCCAAGATCAAGGTGAACGCCTCGATCGGGACCGTCACGCTCGACCGCAAGGGCAGCCTGACCACGCC
The Nonomuraea muscovyensis genome window above contains:
- a CDS encoding LPXTG cell wall anchor domain-containing protein; the protein is MNRWRKALIAASVGMAASAAFVATSAPGQAQASLIAKYLCTGGVAGAPGVEVEAVVTPRLEAGGMLDVNWALRYAGHRQFGSPGFFAKGSTLNLEGVVDITGAWNGQLRPKGFKDQPELLPGDFLDLPEGLSDAGSVRRPGTIRVRPSDLFVRFKPAKGEVMVNDNNAAVTYSAGWTSGGTAEEFGDHLYDLHETSQKDASAKLSFTGTQVAYISRRERDLGPIRVLLDGNAVTDPLVEPGKDRNGIPMTGTSAKEVLWKSPVLKYGPHTIEIVNVEAEKAYMDAFQVTTGEIGEPPTHNEATCKLQGDPGAIELTVPGNSPSPTPTLTPTKSPTPTYTPTHTPTHTGGTTPPAGPTNSYNPGPGENVGVVSVSPRPTRTTTVTATPKSTRTTYVKAQVAKTPKGGVDTGEAPETGGAGSYGLIAGGSMLLMGSATGGLLLRRRRATHAGGAQR
- a CDS encoding class F sortase yields the protein MTEHEPAATPAPTSGPTSTPAPASAEERSPMSRALPGLLIAGSLGGVGAIMVGLLSMAPPVDDGSGPPQVVAQAEPSTVQIQNAGAFVLAPTVGPGGKNAPLTPARLEAPPPLAAAPIVAAIPPVKTTTAKTKPKPIRIKIPKIKVNASIGTVTLDRKGSLTTPPLSKPNLTGWYRYSPLPGEKGPSVINGHVSTRKGAAVFQRLRELAKGDHIYVYRSDKKVTRFTVSGIEQVSKSTFPTKRVYGNTNDAQLRLITCGGIYNKQAHSYTDNIIVYATLSKKKG